Below is a genomic region from Bernardetia sp..
TTTACCTTTCGTAGCCGACCAAAACTCTATTGACCTTCTTTCCGAACTTGCCATAGAAGCAGGACGAAATAGAAACGATAAAATTACTGGTATTGCAGCCTATAAACTTTCCGAACAAGCCATTTACGCACTTGCAGACATAGAAACTGTAAGCCCTGTTTCAGCATTGCTCTCGGTTCAGATAAAATTACAATCGCTTTCGCTAAAAAAACTCATTGAGAAAAAACTTGCTCAAATTGCAAAAAAACAAAAACTAGAACTCATTGAGCTTTTAGAAAATCATTTGCCTAATTATGGCTTAGAAAATGGGTTTGCAGAAGGGGAAATTCAGTCGAAAGTAAATCCAAATAAAATCTATGCGTATCAGATGCAAGTAGTAGAAAATAAAGTAAAACTCACTTGGTTTGATATAAATGGAAAAGAATTAAAGTCTGTGCCTGCTGCTTTGAAAAGAGAGTTTCCTCAAAAAATAGAAAAGCTAAAAAATACAGCAACCGAAGCTCAAAAAACACTAACATTACAAAGAGAACGACTAGAAAAAACCTACCTTACTCAAAAAACATTTACGTATTCTCATTGGAAAAATGCGTATGCCAATCACGGACTTTTAGGAACAGTAGTAGAAAATTTGATATGGCAAGTACAAACGAATAAAAAAGAATGGAAAACGGTGTGGTCGTCTTTTGGACGTTTTGTAGATGCAGATAAAAATCCTGTGGAAGCAAAGAAAGATGATTTGATTAGAGTGTTGCATCCTGTTTTCTTAGATGATGAAGAGCTAAAATATTGGCAAGATTTCATCAAACAAAAAAACCTCAAACAACCTTTTCAGCAGATTTTTAGACCTATTTTTGAGAGGACAGAAGAAGAACAAGAAGAAAGCAGACGCTTTGAAGGAATTATTCTCAATCAAAAAAAATTAAGAACCTTTGCCAAAATTCAAGGTTGGAACTACAAATGGCTTTCTTTTCCAAAAATGAATCGCAGTTTTGTTACTTTTCAGTTTGACTACAAACTAGCCCTCACAGAAAAACCTCAAAAATTAGAAATAGAACTTTGGGTAGAAGCTATCCAAAGCCATCCTCAAAATGTTAAAACAAGCGTGGTTCGTCTGCATAAGAAAGCACAAGCACTCTCCTTTGAAATATTGGATAAAGTAACTTTTTCTGAACTCTTTAGAATGATTCAGCGAATTATTAATGTGGCTTCTGTTGAATAGTTTACTTCGGCGCACGCCAGTACAAGTAGATTGCCACCAAACCAAAAATCACATTTGGAATCCAAGCACCCACACTAGGGTCTAATGTGCCACTTTGCCCTAAACTTCTTGCCACCACAACAAACAAAATAAAGATAAATGCCAAAACAAAACCTAGTGCAATATTAAAACTTGTTCCTTGTCGTGTTTTCTTAGAAGAAACTACTATTCCCATTACAGTCAGAATTATGATAGCAAAAGGAGAAGCATAACGCTGATATTTTTCCACATAATAAATTCCTAAGCCCAATGCTGTTCCACGAGCTTTTTGTGCTGCAATATATTCATCTATTTCAGGCAGGGTAAGTGTTTCATTGTATCTATACTTACTTTCAAAATCTTCTGGTAGAAGTCCCATAAGTGTATCCATATCTGTTCCTGTCAATATGATTTCACGCTCTTTAAAAAACTTATGGATTTTGTACTCATCTATATGCCATGTCTTTTTTAAAGTATCCCATTTGATATTTTCAGCCGAAAATTTTTCTATCAATTTTCTATCCTCTATTTTTTCTATCGTAAATTTTCGTCCGTTAAAGGTTCGGTTGTTGTAGCTTTGCAGATATACAAAAGTAGAA
It encodes:
- a CDS encoding DUF4132 domain-containing protein; amino-acid sequence: MINKDDVWGNAVTEFFDYAEEKQQLLWSYLFEKIAEVTPRSYKKQILPILEKIGEKQFRKVVHDWLELVILTPPKTVFYEDESGLEYERNYILEYPNETIFARLMRALPFVADQNSIDLLSELAIEAGRNRNDKITGIAAYKLSEQAIYALADIETVSPVSALLSVQIKLQSLSLKKLIEKKLAQIAKKQKLELIELLENHLPNYGLENGFAEGEIQSKVNPNKIYAYQMQVVENKVKLTWFDINGKELKSVPAALKREFPQKIEKLKNTATEAQKTLTLQRERLEKTYLTQKTFTYSHWKNAYANHGLLGTVVENLIWQVQTNKKEWKTVWSSFGRFVDADKNPVEAKKDDLIRVLHPVFLDDEELKYWQDFIKQKNLKQPFQQIFRPIFERTEEEQEESRRFEGIILNQKKLRTFAKIQGWNYKWLSFPKMNRSFVTFQFDYKLALTEKPQKLEIELWVEAIQSHPQNVKTSVVRLHKKAQALSFEILDKVTFSELFRMIQRIINVASVE
- a CDS encoding LptF/LptG family permease produces the protein MKIIDKYILKKFLTTYVFVVLVILAVICAIDYSEKSDDFLKHSLGFKQIVVEYYFNFIMHIIGLITPLMVFITTVFVTSRMAGRTEIIAMLSGGMSYLRLFFPYMIGATIIAAFSFYLSGWVVPRANKTRVEFETAYVKKPFSFDERNVHSKIDSSTFVYLQSYNNRTFNGRKFTIEKIEDRKLIEKFSAENIKWDTLKKTWHIDEYKIHKFFKEREIILTGTDMDTLMGLLPEDFESKYRYNETLTLPEIDEYIAAQKARGTALGLGIYYVEKYQRYASPFAIIILTVMGIVVSSKKTRQGTSFNIALGFVLAFIFILFVVVARSLGQSGTLDPSVGAWIPNVIFGLVAIYLYWRAPK